The following are encoded in a window of Candidatus Fluviicola riflensis genomic DNA:
- a CDS encoding 3-deoxy-7-phosphoheptulonate synthase: protein MSSLIQKSGKRPYLIAGPCSAETEEQVMETVMQLQQYCSIDLLRAGIWKPRTRPDSFEGIGEIGLEWLVNAGKMINVPTTTEVANARHAELALKAGVDTLWIGARTTVNPFAVQEIADVLEGTKIPVLVKNPVNPDLELWIGAFERLEKAGITDLTAIHRGFSVYKHPKYRNVPSWELPLALRDRLPDIPLICDPSHISGKRSLLLEVSQKAMDLNFDGLMIESHRNPDEAWSDAAQQLTPANLAILISELILRSREVSDNALQELEELREKIGVLDDRLFEILTARMRLSEDVGAFKQQHNITILQEEHWRKMIAGRLEKAAEYGLAERFVSLVMNALHQESIRHQTRIMNPNVHRAND, encoded by the coding sequence ATGAGCAGCTTGATTCAGAAAAGTGGAAAACGACCTTATTTAATAGCGGGTCCGTGCAGCGCCGAAACCGAAGAACAAGTAATGGAAACAGTGATGCAACTGCAGCAATATTGTTCCATTGATCTTTTGCGTGCCGGTATATGGAAACCGAGAACACGTCCCGATTCGTTTGAAGGAATAGGAGAAATCGGCCTGGAATGGCTGGTAAATGCCGGGAAAATGATCAACGTTCCAACCACAACAGAAGTTGCCAATGCCCGTCATGCTGAACTGGCACTGAAAGCTGGTGTCGACACACTTTGGATTGGTGCACGAACCACTGTAAATCCGTTTGCGGTGCAGGAAATTGCCGACGTACTGGAAGGAACAAAAATTCCTGTTTTGGTAAAAAATCCGGTGAATCCAGATTTGGAATTGTGGATTGGCGCTTTTGAACGCCTGGAAAAAGCAGGGATTACTGATCTTACGGCCATTCATCGTGGTTTTTCGGTTTACAAACATCCTAAATACCGCAATGTGCCAAGCTGGGAATTGCCGTTGGCATTGCGGGATCGTTTGCCTGACATTCCACTGATTTGCGATCCGAGCCATATTTCCGGAAAACGCTCATTGTTGCTGGAAGTTTCGCAAAAAGCAATGGACCTGAATTTCGATGGTTTGATGATTGAATCGCATCGCAATCCCGATGAGGCATGGTCGGATGCCGCACAACAATTGACTCCAGCCAACTTAGCAATTCTGATCAGTGAACTCATTCTCCGATCTCGTGAAGTAAGCGATAATGCGCTTCAGGAATTAGAAGAATTGCGAGAGAAAATAGGGGTGCTCGATGATCGTTTATTCGAAATTCTGACAGCCCGAATGCGATTGAGCGAAGATGTGGGGGCTTTTAAACAGCAGCATAATATTACAATCCTTCAGGAAGAACACTGGCGAAAAATGATTGCCGGAAGATTAGAAAAAGCAGCCGAATATGGTTTGGCCGAGCGTTTCGTGAGTTTGGTGATGAATGCACTTCACCAGGAATCAATTCGCCACCAGACACGCATTATGAATCCGAATGTACACCGCGCGAATGATTAA
- the aroA gene encoding 3-phosphoshikimate 1-carboxyvinyltransferase → MYTARMIKQVNSGLRSGTIAIPASKSDAQRAYLAAAMAPGKSTITGWGNSNDEQSMLKAIKLLGATIEIEGEELMIEGIDRFPETATISAGESGLGIRLLSMICAANKGHFSVTGEGSLAERPMAFVETHLPLFGASCHTTNGKVPLEIKGPMHGATAKVDGSLSSQFISGLLMALPLVEGNSELQVQQLTSKPYIDMTLQTLEAFGIVVRPKSPSTYIIPGEQTYHATHYQIDADWSSASYWLVAAAIGHQINLRGLRLDSFQADKALMSFLQAANCHVLFKEDTISVDGSSRKAFQVDATDCPDLFPALVTLAASCDGTSVISGASRLTYKESHRGLTLQSEFGKLGVKIDLLEDDMHIHGTGILAGGTVDSHNDHRIAMCLAIAATLATDAVEIHGAESVAKSYPDFWLDLETLV, encoded by the coding sequence ATGTACACCGCGCGAATGATTAAACAAGTCAACTCTGGATTGCGAAGTGGCACAATTGCCATTCCGGCATCAAAAAGTGATGCACAACGTGCTTACCTGGCTGCGGCCATGGCCCCCGGAAAATCGACCATAACCGGTTGGGGAAACAGTAATGACGAGCAGTCAATGCTTAAAGCAATTAAACTGCTGGGCGCAACAATTGAAATAGAAGGCGAGGAATTGATGATTGAAGGAATTGACCGTTTTCCTGAAACGGCGACTATTTCTGCCGGAGAATCCGGTTTGGGAATCCGGTTACTTTCAATGATTTGCGCTGCAAACAAAGGCCATTTTTCAGTCACCGGTGAAGGTTCACTTGCCGAACGGCCAATGGCTTTTGTAGAAACGCATTTACCGCTTTTCGGAGCTTCCTGTCATACGACGAACGGTAAAGTGCCGCTCGAAATTAAGGGACCGATGCACGGTGCTACCGCCAAAGTAGATGGTTCGCTGAGTTCGCAGTTCATTTCCGGACTGCTGATGGCGTTACCTTTGGTGGAAGGAAACAGTGAGTTGCAGGTGCAACAGCTGACCAGCAAACCTTACATCGACATGACGTTGCAAACGCTGGAAGCGTTTGGTATTGTGGTGCGTCCAAAATCTCCGTCGACCTACATCATTCCCGGGGAACAAACTTACCATGCTACGCATTATCAGATCGATGCCGATTGGAGTTCTGCGAGTTACTGGCTTGTTGCTGCGGCTATTGGCCATCAGATTAATTTGCGTGGATTGCGTCTGGATAGTTTTCAGGCCGATAAAGCATTGATGAGTTTCCTGCAGGCTGCTAATTGCCATGTTCTTTTCAAAGAAGACACCATTAGCGTAGACGGATCATCACGCAAGGCGTTCCAGGTAGACGCAACCGATTGTCCTGATTTGTTTCCTGCTTTGGTAACATTAGCGGCTTCTTGCGATGGAACATCAGTTATTTCGGGAGCATCGCGTTTAACCTATAAAGAAAGTCACCGTGGACTCACATTGCAATCCGAGTTCGGTAAATTAGGAGTAAAAATCGACCTGCTTGAAGACGATATGCATATTCACGGCACCGGAATCCTTGCTGGAGGAACGGTTGATTCACATAACGATCACCGAATTGCGATGTGTCTGGCAATAGCGGCTACACTTGCTACTGATGCGGTTGAAATTCACGGAGCAGAATCGGTCGCGAAAAGTTACCCTGATTTTTGGCTTGATCTCGAAACATTGGTTTAA